A single window of Nicotiana sylvestris chromosome 5, ASM39365v2, whole genome shotgun sequence DNA harbors:
- the LOC138891134 gene encoding uncharacterized protein isoform X2 translates to MLHMDYRTVGFTISCNMERCRWVCRHWRALVSSHDYFITLYDDLSRASRPLILLQDYLTIKHGQDLYVVGENLNNKKKVAFKQLYLRPELMINKYWDHQLVLTYSCQGVLLFGDLKWQSTYYAFNPITQEEVAVQHTLHPGYLCALYFCPYTRQFRLLYAQVRGSCCQYFVYIFRKWTWRKIRSSSSFNFLSSGDTPAVVSGALHWIMDHDLEKKDIPPCANGIMVFRMDKEELSTIPHPGSMCNSKRRHRTMTLLVKDDSLCFCNLLISNYVVDIWILKDYEMRIWIKRYNIDLCDERIFPFSLYFMEISSLTSDICGRIKLLNIQEGELLLHLLGQGLFLYNLDHRTVKRIELPPRQSGWGLWYTPMPYMKSFLAIA, encoded by the exons ATGCTTCACATGGACTACAGAACTGTTGGGTTCACTATTTCCTGCAATATGGAAAG ATGTAGATGGGTTTGTAGGCATTGGAGAGCTTTGGTCTCATCACATGACTATTTTATCACCTTATATGATGATCTCAGTAGAGCTAGTAGACCCCTGATTCTCTTACAGGATTATTTGACTATCAAGCACGGGCAAGATCTTTAtgttgttggtgaaaaccttaaTAATAAGAAGAAGGTCGCCTTCAAGCAACTATATCTCAGACCTGAGCTTATGATTAATAAATATTGGGATCACCAACTTGTTCTTACGTACTCTTGTCAAGGAGTTCTTCTGTTTGGTGACTTGAAGTGGCAGTCTACTTATTATGCTTTTAACCCGATAACACAAGAAGAAGTAGCTGTACAACATACACTTCACCCCGGCTACTTATGTGCGCTTTATTTTTGTCCATACACAAGACAATTCAGGCTTCTTTATGCCCAAGTACGAGGCAGTTGTTGtcagtattttgtatatatttttaggaagtggaCATGGAGGAAAATTCGCTCGTCCTCCTCTTTCAACTTTTTGTCATCTGGTGACACTCCAGCAGTTGTGAGTGGAGCATTGCATTGGATCATGGACCACGATTTAGAAAAGAAAGATATTCCTCCTTGTGCAAACGGAATCATGGTTTTCAGAATGGATAAGGAAGAACTCTCTACTATCCCTCATCCTGGAAGCATGTGCAACTCAAAGCGAAGGCATCGAACTATGACTCTTTTGGTGAAGGATGATAGTTTGTGTTTCTGTAACTTGCTTATCTCTAACTATGTAGTGGATATATGGATCTTGAAGGACTATGAAATGCGTATATGGATCAAAAGGTACAATATTGATCTCTGTGATGAGAGAATTTTCCCTTTTAGTttgtatttcatggaaatttcATCCCTTACCAGCGACATTTGTGGGCGGATAAAGCTTTTGAACATCCAAGAAGGTGAACTTTTGCTTCACTTGCTGGGTCAAGGGTTATTTCTTTATAATTTAGATCATAGAACAGTGAAGAGAATTGAATTGCCGCCACGCCAGAG
- the LOC138891134 gene encoding uncharacterized protein isoform X3, which yields MLHMDYRTVGFTISCNMERWVCRHWRALVSSHDYFITLYDDLSRASRPLILLQDYLTIKHGQDLYVVGENLNNKKKVAFKQLYLRPELMINKYWDHQLVLTYSCQGVLLFGDLKWQSTYYAFNPITQEEVAVQHTLHPGYLCALYFCPYTRQFRLLYAQVRGSCCQYFVYIFRKWTWRKIRSSSSFNFLSSGDTPAVVSGALHWIMDHDLEKKDIPPCANGIMVFRMDKEELSTIPHPGSMCNSKRRHRTMTLLVKDDSLCFCNLLISNYVVDIWILKDYEMRIWIKRYNIDLCDERIFPFSLYFMEISSLTSDICGRIKLLNIQEGELLLHLLGQGLFLYNLDHRTVKRIELPPRQSGWGLWYTPMPYMKSFLAIA from the exons ATGCTTCACATGGACTACAGAACTGTTGGGTTCACTATTTCCTGCAATATGGAAAG ATGGGTTTGTAGGCATTGGAGAGCTTTGGTCTCATCACATGACTATTTTATCACCTTATATGATGATCTCAGTAGAGCTAGTAGACCCCTGATTCTCTTACAGGATTATTTGACTATCAAGCACGGGCAAGATCTTTAtgttgttggtgaaaaccttaaTAATAAGAAGAAGGTCGCCTTCAAGCAACTATATCTCAGACCTGAGCTTATGATTAATAAATATTGGGATCACCAACTTGTTCTTACGTACTCTTGTCAAGGAGTTCTTCTGTTTGGTGACTTGAAGTGGCAGTCTACTTATTATGCTTTTAACCCGATAACACAAGAAGAAGTAGCTGTACAACATACACTTCACCCCGGCTACTTATGTGCGCTTTATTTTTGTCCATACACAAGACAATTCAGGCTTCTTTATGCCCAAGTACGAGGCAGTTGTTGtcagtattttgtatatatttttaggaagtggaCATGGAGGAAAATTCGCTCGTCCTCCTCTTTCAACTTTTTGTCATCTGGTGACACTCCAGCAGTTGTGAGTGGAGCATTGCATTGGATCATGGACCACGATTTAGAAAAGAAAGATATTCCTCCTTGTGCAAACGGAATCATGGTTTTCAGAATGGATAAGGAAGAACTCTCTACTATCCCTCATCCTGGAAGCATGTGCAACTCAAAGCGAAGGCATCGAACTATGACTCTTTTGGTGAAGGATGATAGTTTGTGTTTCTGTAACTTGCTTATCTCTAACTATGTAGTGGATATATGGATCTTGAAGGACTATGAAATGCGTATATGGATCAAAAGGTACAATATTGATCTCTGTGATGAGAGAATTTTCCCTTTTAGTttgtatttcatggaaatttcATCCCTTACCAGCGACATTTGTGGGCGGATAAAGCTTTTGAACATCCAAGAAGGTGAACTTTTGCTTCACTTGCTGGGTCAAGGGTTATTTCTTTATAATTTAGATCATAGAACAGTGAAGAGAATTGAATTGCCGCCACGCCAGAG
- the LOC138891134 gene encoding F-box protein At3g07870-like isoform X1: protein MALECFTWTTELLGSLFPAIWKGEEEITETFERLPDCLIIDILSRLPTYSLLRCRWVCRHWRALVSSHDYFITLYDDLSRASRPLILLQDYLTIKHGQDLYVVGENLNNKKKVAFKQLYLRPELMINKYWDHQLVLTYSCQGVLLFGDLKWQSTYYAFNPITQEEVAVQHTLHPGYLCALYFCPYTRQFRLLYAQVRGSCCQYFVYIFRKWTWRKIRSSSSFNFLSSGDTPAVVSGALHWIMDHDLEKKDIPPCANGIMVFRMDKEELSTIPHPGSMCNSKRRHRTMTLLVKDDSLCFCNLLISNYVVDIWILKDYEMRIWIKRYNIDLCDERIFPFSLYFMEISSLTSDICGRIKLLNIQEGELLLHLLGQGLFLYNLDHRTVKRIELPPRQSGWGLWYTPMPYMKSFLAIA from the coding sequence ATGGCACTGGAATGCTTCACATGGACTACAGAACTGTTGGGTTCACTATTTCCTGCAATATGGAAAGGTGAAGAAGAAATTACTGAAACTTTCGAACGTTTGCCTGATTGTCTCATCATTGATATTCTAAGTAGACTTCCAACATATTCTCTTCTTAGATGTAGATGGGTTTGTAGGCATTGGAGAGCTTTGGTCTCATCACATGACTATTTTATCACCTTATATGATGATCTCAGTAGAGCTAGTAGACCCCTGATTCTCTTACAGGATTATTTGACTATCAAGCACGGGCAAGATCTTTAtgttgttggtgaaaaccttaaTAATAAGAAGAAGGTCGCCTTCAAGCAACTATATCTCAGACCTGAGCTTATGATTAATAAATATTGGGATCACCAACTTGTTCTTACGTACTCTTGTCAAGGAGTTCTTCTGTTTGGTGACTTGAAGTGGCAGTCTACTTATTATGCTTTTAACCCGATAACACAAGAAGAAGTAGCTGTACAACATACACTTCACCCCGGCTACTTATGTGCGCTTTATTTTTGTCCATACACAAGACAATTCAGGCTTCTTTATGCCCAAGTACGAGGCAGTTGTTGtcagtattttgtatatatttttaggaagtggaCATGGAGGAAAATTCGCTCGTCCTCCTCTTTCAACTTTTTGTCATCTGGTGACACTCCAGCAGTTGTGAGTGGAGCATTGCATTGGATCATGGACCACGATTTAGAAAAGAAAGATATTCCTCCTTGTGCAAACGGAATCATGGTTTTCAGAATGGATAAGGAAGAACTCTCTACTATCCCTCATCCTGGAAGCATGTGCAACTCAAAGCGAAGGCATCGAACTATGACTCTTTTGGTGAAGGATGATAGTTTGTGTTTCTGTAACTTGCTTATCTCTAACTATGTAGTGGATATATGGATCTTGAAGGACTATGAAATGCGTATATGGATCAAAAGGTACAATATTGATCTCTGTGATGAGAGAATTTTCCCTTTTAGTttgtatttcatggaaatttcATCCCTTACCAGCGACATTTGTGGGCGGATAAAGCTTTTGAACATCCAAGAAGGTGAACTTTTGCTTCACTTGCTGGGTCAAGGGTTATTTCTTTATAATTTAGATCATAGAACAGTGAAGAGAATTGAATTGCCGCCACGCCAGAG